TATTATCGAAATTACCGACTAACCGGCTGCCGATCGTATGCGTATCGGCATTAGCGCCTAAGATGTTTCCAGTCAGTAAGTTAGCTGCGGAAATGTTACGATCGTTGATTAAGCTTAAGAAATAAAGATCGATTGCGTGTCCGGGCTTGGGTTTGTTGGTAGCCCATAAGCCGAAGAAGTTTTGTTGCGTATCCCAGTTATCGAGATTCCCTTTTTCGGTAATCATCGGGCGTACCCAGAATGCGTCCAAATCCCATTGCGGATTGCGCCAGAAGAATTTGACACCCTGGAAAGTGCGGCGAGTGTTTACCCAATCCAGCGTAGAGATCAATCGTTGTGAACCATACATTAATTCCTGCCGACCAACCCGTGCATAGACCGGTCCGTTATTGACGGACGCCAGCTTGATATCGGTGAACATGTTCAAGATATCGGCATGATTCCGGTCCGTGGGAAGCGGCGGCAGTTCGGAACTGAATGCGCGCGCATCCAACAGCTCGGCAAATAAACGAACTCTGTCACGGTACCATAAATCCGCATGGAATCTCGTGCGCAGCAGATGAAAGTCGTTATTGACATCCGCTGCATTCAGACGGCTATCGGTTTCGTGAGTATAACGGTACCAGAAGCTGCCACCGAACGACAATAACCAGTCTTCAGCAAAACGGATCCGCTTGATTGGATCAAAAAAATCCTTTTCATGACCCGGGGTGTCCAAATAACGGAAATCGATGTCATAAGAAGGGGTCGTTAATAGCGCGAATGGCGCATAAGGCGCGACCGGCGGTTTCTCGCGCTTGTTACCGGTGACCATATCCCACAAGGAGTAATATCCCGGGCTTGTTGGCGGCAGCATAAACAATCCGGGGCGCGAAGGCGTAGTGACCGGCGGCACTTTCGACATATCGAATTCGCCGTCAGCTGGTTTTGCAGCGGCAGCATCCGGCGTCGCAGCGGGAGGTGTTGACGTGGCAGGCGTGCCGGGATTCGCGGTCGCAGGCGCCGGATTGGTTGCGTGAACCGGAAAGGTTAAACACATGGCGAAAGCAACCATCGAACCGGTGCTGAATAACCAACGCGGTATGTTTTTCATCCAAGGCATTTTCATTTCAGCGGCAGCGTTTGTTGAAGCAGACAAAATGCGGCGGCAAGAACTCATTACAAAACTCCTGTTGTGAAGATTAAAGCGGTAGTGCGGTTATGTAACAATATTATTGGGTATCGTATTGTTTTTCTGAGTGATATCGGATGCAATTATAAGTGATAACCGTTTTTGAAAGGATTTAGGTATCACCCCTAATTACCATCTATTTTTTCAATTCCCCAGAAATACAAATTGATTTTTCATATATATCAATTACATAAAATATCAACCTTGATCGAGATCAAGAAAATATCAACTGTTGTAAATAGGTTACAAATAAGTCAATCCGGACGATACCGGCTAGGGAAGCGTTGATTAATTGACTGCACGAGCGAATTGCTTCGTTGCGCGGTACTCACTCCCTCGCCTATCAGATTGATATGTCCCGGTTGTTGCGTTCCGTGCGCCTCGCCCTTCATCACGTTCGTTGAATTAATCAGCGCTTCCCTAATAAAGCCGCCCGGTTGAAGTTATGGATTGGATTTGACAGCCACGCCCAGTGCGCGGATTTTTGCTTCAAAATCTTTAAACCAAACCGGTTCAACCGCTGCGAGCCTGGATGCTTCGGGTTGCAACGATGGTCTGGCAAGTCCGTACAGCAAAACGCCTTGGATGGGTATTTGACGGTCGAGCAATTGCCGGATGAACACCAGATAGCTCGATACTTCCTCATCCGCCGGCGGCATGCCGTCGATCTGGAAAACGCAGGTTTGCAGCCAGGTAGAGCATAGCGATGCGGCGATCATTAAATTGTCCTGAATTCTTTTTAAACTGATCGTAGTATTGTTGATGCGGCGCCGCTCTCCGGTTGAAGCGCGGTCGAATTTGAACCAAATCTCGCCATTCAGTGCTGCCATCCGCTGTAATCCGGCTTGCACGTTGACACGGTGAATCAAGCTGCCATTGGTGATCAGCACCGTTTTCAGATCAACCGGTAATACAAAATCCTGTTTGATATGGCCGATGAGTTCGATGATCCGGTCAAATTCTTTGGCGCTGGTCGGCTCGCCATTTCCCGATAATGCGATATCTTTGATTTTCCGGGTTTCCGGCGGCACGTGACGCGCCATGAAATCGCCATGAATCAATTTATTCAAAAAGAAACGTAACTCGGCTTCTAATTTATCCAAGTCGATTTTCGGCGCGGAACCTCGTTTGAGATCGGGAACCTGGCAATAGACGCAACGCCAATTGCAAGCGTTATTCGGATTCAAATTAATGCCGATTGAAACGCCGCCCGCGCGCCGTGAAATGACCGGGTATACATAGGTCAACCCGGCGCTGTCGCGGCTATGATCGGCGGTATTCAATAGTTTAGAAGTTGTTTGCAATGCTACAATTCCGTCTGTTTATTTTGCGAAGAAAATGTACGAATGTTAATTACACGGAGGCTGGAATTTGATGCGGGTCATCGTATTTCCACCCATAATAGTCAATGCCGCCATTTGCACGGGCATCGGTACCGCCTCGAAATCACGCTGTCCGGTGATATTATCGCTGACGAAGGTGTAGCGCAGCAAGGTATGGTCATGGATTTTTCCGAAGTCAAACAAATTGCAAAGTCGGTTTTAGTGGATCATTGGGATCATGCTTTTCTGGTTTATTCGGGCGATACCAAGGTGTTACAGTTCTTGCGATCCATCGAAGATCATAAAACGGTGGTACTGGATGTTCAGCCAACGGCGGAGAATCTGGCGTTGATCGCTTTCGGCATTTTAGAAGGCGCGTACCGCGACAAGTATGGCAATCATCTGCAACTCGAACAAGTCCGTTTGTATGAAACGCCGAATTGCTGGGCCGACGCGGTGCGTGGCAGGCGCTGATTTTAATCACATTACCATTACTGGAAATTATGTTCATTGATTCACATTGTCATCTCGATTTTCCGGATCTTGCCAAAGACCTGGATGCGTTACTGCAAAACATGCAACACAATCAAGTTACCCATGCGCTATGCGTTAGCGTCAATTTGCCAGATTTTCCGCGTGTGCGCGCGCTGGCGGAAGCGCATGCCAATTTGTTCGCTTCGGTGGGAGTGCATCCGGATTATGAGGACCAAATCGAGCCGCAAGCCGACGAACTCGCTGATTTGGCGGCTCATCCGAAAGTGATTGCCATCGGCGAGACCGGATTGGATTATTTCCGCTTGCAAGGCGATTTGGAATGGCAGCGCGAACGGTTCCGCCAGCATATCCGCGCGGCGCTTAAAATCAATAAACCCTTGATCATTCACACGAGATCGGCGGCAGCCGATACGTTGCGGATCATGCAGGAAGAAGGCGCGGATCGCGTGGGCGGCGTCATGCACTGCTTTACTGAAAGCTGGGAAGTTGCGCAGCAAGCCATCGCAATGAATTTTTATATCTCGTTTTCCGGCATCGTGACATTCAAGAATGCCGTGGCGTTGAAAGAAGTTGCCAAGAATATTCCATTGGATAGAATGCTGATTGAAACCGATTCACCCTATCTGGCGCCGGTGCCTTTCCGCGGCAAGCAAAATCAGCCGGCTTATGTCCGGCATGTGGCGGAAGAGATTGCGCGGATACGGGCAGTCAGCATCGACGAGATCGCGAATGCGACGACCGGTAATTTTTTTAACTTATTCAAGTCCTCCCGATATGGCCTATCCAATTAAATCACAAAATATTTTGCGTTTTGCCGCGGCGCTGCTGATTTGTTTATCCAGTCAGGTATCCGCCGGGATTCAGGAAGATTTCATATGGGCAGTGGAACGGGGGAATTTATCCGAGGTTTCCCGGTTATTGGAAAAAGGCGCGAATCCGGATCTGCCGAACAAGGAAGGTTATACGCCATTAATGATCGCGGCGCAGGAGAAGAATCTCAAAATGGCTGAGTTATTGATTGAAGTTGGCGCGAAACTGGATTTGCGCAACCGGTTCGGCGAAACGGCGATTATGCTGGCCAGCTATCAAGGATTCACGGAAATGGTTAAGCTACTGTATATCAGAGGCGCGGAAATTAATCATGGCGGCTGGAATCCGTTGATTTACGCCGCTTCCGGAGGTCATCTGGATACCTTGCGGGTATTGCTGGGCGGCGGCGCGGATATCAACTCCACTTCGGATAATGGTTCGACGGCTTTGATGATGGCGGTCAGAGGCAATCATTTGAAAGCGGTTTCTTTTCTGCTCAACCATGGGGCCGATCCGAGAATAGCCAATGAACAAGGCGATAACGCGCTAAGCTGGGCGGAAAAGCGCGAATATGGCGAGATTGCCGATTTTCTTAAAAGTCATGCAAAATCCAAATAATCATTCGGGTTTTTTGTAACGGATTGATCATGCAACCGTTACTCGGGAAAGTCGCGATTGTGACCGGTTCTTCGCGGGGGATCGGCGCCGAGATTGCGCTAACTTTGGCGAAAGCGGGCGCTACGGTGGTGATCAATTATGCGCGCAACCAGCCGGCGGCGGAGAAAACCTGCGAGGCCATTACAGCAGCCGGTAGCCAAGGAATCGCCATCCAGGCCGATGTCAGCGACCCTGCTGCGGTAAAAAATCTTTTTGATAAAACCCTGCAACAATTCCAGCGGATCGATATCCTGGTTAACAATGCCGGTATTTTGCTGTTCAAGGAAATCTCCGAAATTCAAAACGATGAGCTGGATCGCATCATCGATATCAATCTCAAGAGCGTTTTTTATGCACTGCGGGAGGCAACCGGGAAACTCGCGGATCATGGGCGGGTCGTTACCATTTCCAGCACGGTGACACGGCTGATGCTGCCGAAGTACGGCGTATATGCGGCGACCAAGGCTGCGATTGAACAGTTGACCCGCGTTTTTGCGCGCGAGATGGGCAAGCGCGGTATTACCGCCAATTCGGTGTTGCCGGGTCCGGTCGATACCGAATTGTTCCGGGCGGGAAAAACCGCCGCCGATATTGAACGCATGGCGGCGATGGCCGCATTAGGGCGGATTGGAGACAGCGGCGATATTGCGCAAACCGTATTATTTTTAGTGAGCGACGAAGCACGCTGGGTGACGGGGCAGAGTATCGGCGTCAATGGCGGTATAATCTAACGGAAAGTAGGGGAGAGAGAATGCTTATCGGTGTACCCAAGGAAATTAAAATACATGAATCCCGGGTTGGATTGACGCCGGCGGCGGTCCGCGAATTGGCCGCCAACGGTCATCGGGTCATGGTGCAAAAACTGGCCGGCGCTCAAATCGATTTAAGCGATGACAAATACCAGATGGCCGGGGCGATGATGGTCGATACGCCGCAGGAGATCTACGCCAAGGCCGAGTTGATCGTCAAGGTCAAGGAGCCGCAACCTTCCGAAATTCCCTGGCTGCGGGAAGAGCAAATGCTCTTCACTTACTTGCATCTGGCGCCGGATCCACTGCAAACCAAAGGATTGATGGAATCCGGTTGTATCGCGATTGCGTATGAAACGGTTACCGATCACTTTGGCGGTTTACCGTTGCTGGCGCCGATGAGCGAGGTGGCGGGACGGATGGCGATTCAAGCGGGCGCGCATGCGCTGGAATTGGATCAAGGCGGACGGGGAATGTTGCTCGGCGGCGTATCCGGCGTGCCAGCGGCGCGCGTCGTAGTCATCGGCGGCGGTGTTGTCGGCACCAATGCCGCGCGGATTGCGATGGGCGTGGAAGCGCATGTCACGGTACTGGATAAATCGATTCATCGCTTGCAGCAATTGGATTCCCAATACGGTTCGAAAATCAACACGGTTTTTTCCACGGTGGATGCTTTGGAAGAGCATGTTTCCACCGCCGATTTGGTGATCGGCGCGGTGCTGGTTCCGGGCGGCGCGGCGCCCAAGCTGGTGAGCCGGGAACTGGTCAGCCGCATGAATCGCGGCGCGGTGCTGGTCGATGTCGCGATCGATCAAGGCGGATGCTTTGCAACCTCACGGCCGACTACATTGGCCGATCCGATTTTCATCCAGGACGGCGTGGTGCATTATTGCGTATCCAATATGCCGGGCGCGGTGGCGCGCACTTCGACATTCGCGCTCAATAATGCGACGCTGCCGTTTGTACTCGCGCTGGCTAACAAAGGGTGCCGCAATGCCTTGCTGGATGATCCGCATCTGCGCAACGGCTTGAATGTCTACCGCGGCCGGATCACCTATGAAGCGGTCGCGCAAGCCTTGGGACTCAGCTGTACACCCGCTCTTGAGGCGCTCGCGCCGGTATGAGTTTGATCGGCGCGGCAGCTTCGGTTAAACAGCTTACCATTTCATAACCGCGATCCTGGGACCGGAATGGGTGGCTGACAAGTATCATTGATTAGCGGGTTCTTTGACCGCATAACCGATCCTTGGTACATTCAATTTTCATATTTCATTGCTTGAATTGTTTACATGCATTCTCCGATTGATTCCGATTTTATCGATTTGCTGCCGGATAACGATCCGCAGCGGGTATTGTTGCACAATGAAGTACATGCTCGGCCCAGCCAGCGCATCCGTTTACCCGCGTTGGTGATTTATGTGGTCGCCATCAATGACGGTATTACCCGCGAGCAAGAATGCGAGCATTTGCGCCGTCTTCCCGGGCAGCAAAGTTTGTTGCTCGAACAGTTACAGAACAATTTTTTACGGTTGCGGCTGCAAGGTTATACGCTGCGCTGGGAACGTCATACCGAGTTCACCCGTTATTCGCTGGTGCAGCATTTACCCGATGAAGCGCAGCTAGGCGCGACCGATCCTGATTTGCTGGCATTTCTGGCGCTGCCGCGCGATTGGCTCGCAGACATACCGGGCCGGACAATTGCGGCGGTAAAACTGGCGATGGTACCGGGTGATTTGAACGCTGCCGATGAATTGCTCAAACAAGCGCGGCAGTGGTTTGGCGGGAATCCGATCGTCGCTTCGATAATCGGCCGGGAGAGGCATTCTCTGGCGGTGACGGATTTCATGCTGCGTCCCAGCGGATTTGAACGCATGCTGGTGGTCATGTCAGCCGATGCATCCGAGACGCGGGCAGGGCGTGTTTCGCAGCGTTTGCTCGAAATTGAAACTTACCGGCTGATGGCGCTGCGCGGCTTGCCGGTGGCCAAGCGCCTCATTCCGGAATTGACCGGCGCCGAGCAGCAACTCGCCGAAATTACCGCGCAACTGGAAAATAAAGGCGCTTCGGATCAGGCATTATTGGATACGCTGATTTCGCTGGCGGTACGTATCGAGCGGGCGACGGTTGAACATGCTTACCGCTTTGCCGCAACACAAGCGTACAACAAACTGGTCATGCAGCGGATCGCGGAGTTGCGGGAGACGGCTACCCACGGCACACAAACGATCGGAGAATTCATGCAGCGGCGGTTATCGCCGGCAATCAGTACTGTAGAAGCAACCGCACAACGGCTGAGCTATTTGTCCGCGCGCATTTCACGGACCAGCTCACTGCTGCGCACGCGGGTCGATATCTTGGCGGAAACGCAGAATCAGCAATTGCTGGAAAAATTGACACGCGGACAAGAGCTGCAATTGCGGCTGCAAAGCACCGTGGAAGGTTTATCGATCGCGGCGATTTCCTATTACGTGATCAGCTTGCTGCTATACATCACGAAAGCCGGTGCAGCGGCGGGCCTGCCGATACATCCGGAACTGGCGACCGGATTGATGATTCCGGCGGTGCTATGGGTGGTGTGGCGGACGACGCGGCGTATTCACGAGAAGTTTTTCAAATTGCACTGATTTTTTTTCAAAAAAGCCGGCTTCTCATTACGAAAAAAACAAAGGCCTTTCAATTTCCATTGAAAGGCCTTTTTCCGCGCGGTTATTGCGAATAACCAGCGAATTTAACGCAGGTAACGTTCAAACGGCATGATGGGTCTTGCATTACCCTCGGCGCCGACGGCGGGAATGATCATCCACTGATCTGCTGCGAGTGAACTGCCGATTGGATTACTGATGGTACTGTCGCCATGGCCATGCGGTATTCTTAACTCCGGATGGTCGAATGGAGCTCGTGAGTAAAGCACGCGTTCGTCCGTCAGGCTTTTCAGAAAGTTGAGCAAGTCCGTGCGGCGCTCCGCGGATAATTGCAATTCAGGCTGTGAAAACACCTTGCCGAACTCTTTCGGCGGCGTTATGAAATTACCGCCTCGGATGTAGAATTCCAATACCTCTTCCAAAGTCGCCATGCCACCGTTGTGCATGTAGGGTCCAGTCAATTCGATATTTCTGAGGGACGGAATTTTGTAGGAGCCTTTGGCAGCGCTCAAAAGGCGTCTGCGATCGGGTTTCGCCAATTCCGCTTGAGCAGTGGCCACTGTCGGGATGAAAGTGCCGCTCGTATTGAAACAACCCTCGGTGTCTTGAAATTGTTTTTGGATGCCGTCGGACCGCGTAAAAAGCAGCGGATGCGGTTTGTCGCGATCCAGCGCAACGGCGGTATCCAAATCGCACGGGCGTACGTTGACGACGAAAGGATCGACCACTGCCGAAAAGTTGCCGGCCAGTATCTGGATGTACTGATCGGCAAACGACAGCGGATTGCCGAAAGGATCGGTTGCACCCAACCCTGGATCGTTTTCCACCGGTGTTACGCCGGTGCCGGCAAATCCGGTGTCCTGAAACATCATGCCGGCCGTCAAAGGCAAATGGGTTACCACGTTCATGGTGCTGAT
This is a stretch of genomic DNA from Nitrosomonas sp. sh817. It encodes these proteins:
- a CDS encoding alginate export family protein produces the protein MSSCRRILSASTNAAAEMKMPWMKNIPRWLFSTGSMVAFAMCLTFPVHATNPAPATANPGTPATSTPPAATPDAAAAKPADGEFDMSKVPPVTTPSRPGLFMLPPTSPGYYSLWDMVTGNKREKPPVAPYAPFALLTTPSYDIDFRYLDTPGHEKDFFDPIKRIRFAEDWLLSFGGSFWYRYTHETDSRLNAADVNNDFHLLRTRFHADLWYRDRVRLFAELLDARAFSSELPPLPTDRNHADILNMFTDIKLASVNNGPVYARVGRQELMYGSQRLISTLDWVNTRRTFQGVKFFWRNPQWDLDAFWVRPMITEKGNLDNWDTQQNFFGLWATNKPKPGHAIDLYFLSLINDRNISAANLLTGNILGANADTHTIGSRLVGNFDNILYEIEGMYQFGRRSGLDVSAFAAATGIGYRFPLPMNPQGWIRYDFASGDSRHTDGRSNTFNQLFPFGHYYMGFLDRVGRQNIHDFNAQFTMHPMPWITFITQYHRFYLANNRDFLYNAAGLATLRDVTGQSGSHVGDELDFRLNLHVSRHQDVLLGYSKLWSGTFLERQRPGTDPDLFYIQYNIRF
- a CDS encoding radical SAM protein, translating into MQTTSKLLNTADHSRDSAGLTYVYPVISRRAGGVSIGINLNPNNACNWRCVYCQVPDLKRGSAPKIDLDKLEAELRFFLNKLIHGDFMARHVPPETRKIKDIALSGNGEPTSAKEFDRIIELIGHIKQDFVLPVDLKTVLITNGSLIHRVNVQAGLQRMAALNGEIWFKFDRASTGERRRINNTTISLKRIQDNLMIAASLCSTWLQTCVFQIDGMPPADEEVSSYLVFIRQLLDRQIPIQGVLLYGLARPSLQPEASRLAAVEPVWFKDFEAKIRALGVAVKSNP
- the queD gene encoding 6-carboxytetrahydropterin synthase QueD, yielding MLITRRLEFDAGHRISTHNSQCRHLHGHRYRLEITLSGDIIADEGVAQQGMVMDFSEVKQIAKSVLVDHWDHAFLVYSGDTKVLQFLRSIEDHKTVVLDVQPTAENLALIAFGILEGAYRDKYGNHLQLEQVRLYETPNCWADAVRGRR
- a CDS encoding TatD family hydrolase; amino-acid sequence: MFIDSHCHLDFPDLAKDLDALLQNMQHNQVTHALCVSVNLPDFPRVRALAEAHANLFASVGVHPDYEDQIEPQADELADLAAHPKVIAIGETGLDYFRLQGDLEWQRERFRQHIRAALKINKPLIIHTRSAAADTLRIMQEEGADRVGGVMHCFTESWEVAQQAIAMNFYISFSGIVTFKNAVALKEVAKNIPLDRMLIETDSPYLAPVPFRGKQNQPAYVRHVAEEIARIRAVSIDEIANATTGNFFNLFKSSRYGLSN
- a CDS encoding ankyrin repeat domain-containing protein — protein: MAYPIKSQNILRFAAALLICLSSQVSAGIQEDFIWAVERGNLSEVSRLLEKGANPDLPNKEGYTPLMIAAQEKNLKMAELLIEVGAKLDLRNRFGETAIMLASYQGFTEMVKLLYIRGAEINHGGWNPLIYAASGGHLDTLRVLLGGGADINSTSDNGSTALMMAVRGNHLKAVSFLLNHGADPRIANEQGDNALSWAEKREYGEIADFLKSHAKSK
- a CDS encoding SDR family oxidoreductase yields the protein MQPLLGKVAIVTGSSRGIGAEIALTLAKAGATVVINYARNQPAAEKTCEAITAAGSQGIAIQADVSDPAAVKNLFDKTLQQFQRIDILVNNAGILLFKEISEIQNDELDRIIDINLKSVFYALREATGKLADHGRVVTISSTVTRLMLPKYGVYAATKAAIEQLTRVFAREMGKRGITANSVLPGPVDTELFRAGKTAADIERMAAMAALGRIGDSGDIAQTVLFLVSDEARWVTGQSIGVNGGII
- the ald gene encoding alanine dehydrogenase, with protein sequence MLIGVPKEIKIHESRVGLTPAAVRELAANGHRVMVQKLAGAQIDLSDDKYQMAGAMMVDTPQEIYAKAELIVKVKEPQPSEIPWLREEQMLFTYLHLAPDPLQTKGLMESGCIAIAYETVTDHFGGLPLLAPMSEVAGRMAIQAGAHALELDQGGRGMLLGGVSGVPAARVVVIGGGVVGTNAARIAMGVEAHVTVLDKSIHRLQQLDSQYGSKINTVFSTVDALEEHVSTADLVIGAVLVPGGAAPKLVSRELVSRMNRGAVLVDVAIDQGGCFATSRPTTLADPIFIQDGVVHYCVSNMPGAVARTSTFALNNATLPFVLALANKGCRNALLDDPHLRNGLNVYRGRITYEAVAQALGLSCTPALEALAPV
- a CDS encoding DUF3422 family protein, which encodes MHSPIDSDFIDLLPDNDPQRVLLHNEVHARPSQRIRLPALVIYVVAINDGITREQECEHLRRLPGQQSLLLEQLQNNFLRLRLQGYTLRWERHTEFTRYSLVQHLPDEAQLGATDPDLLAFLALPRDWLADIPGRTIAAVKLAMVPGDLNAADELLKQARQWFGGNPIVASIIGRERHSLAVTDFMLRPSGFERMLVVMSADASETRAGRVSQRLLEIETYRLMALRGLPVAKRLIPELTGAEQQLAEITAQLENKGASDQALLDTLISLAVRIERATVEHAYRFAATQAYNKLVMQRIAELRETATHGTQTIGEFMQRRLSPAISTVEATAQRLSYLSARISRTSSLLRTRVDILAETQNQQLLEKLTRGQELQLRLQSTVEGLSIAAISYYVISLLLYITKAGAAAGLPIHPELATGLMIPAVLWVVWRTTRRIHEKFFKLH